In Nitrosopumilus sp. b3, the genomic stretch TTGGGAATTTTCTCACATATACAGTTCATTTCTGAGAGATTTATCGAATTGTTTGTTTATTTTAACAATCAAAGATCCCTGATTTTTAATATGAATTAGCTTTCTTTTAAGATCTAGGTAGATTCAAGGTATAATTCAGTGTAAAAAAACTGCACTCAGCAGTTAGTATTTAATGGAAAAAATACAAGAATGCATCATGAGCGCAGTAATTGGTCAAAAAGCACCAAATTTCGGGGTTTCAGAATGGGTTCAAGGTGCACCAACAAACTTTGATCAGGAAAAAGACCACATTGTGGTATTAGAAGTATTTCAGGTCAATTGTCCAGGATGCTTTATGAATGCATTACCAGAGGCAATTAACATTTACAACAAATACAAAGATGACGGAGTTAGAGTACTGGGTCTTGCAACAGCATTTGAAGATTTTGACAAAAATACATTAGAAAATTTGAAGATGCTTGCAGAAACTGGAGAAGTTATTGGAGAAACTAAGAATGCGCTATCAATGTATGGACAATTAAAAGATGGAAACAAGCTAAGTTATAAAATTCCATTTCCATTAGGGATGGATAATTTAACAAAGACTTCAGGTGAGATTAGCCAAGAAAAAATTATGGAGTTCATCTATCCGCAAATTCCTGATTTTGACTCACAGCCCGATGATTATAAAAATCAGATCATCCAAAGAGTCAAAGACTATATGAAATCAAAAGAATACTCTGCTGAAACATTTGAAAAATTTGCATTACAAGGAACTCCATCAACAATAATAGTAGATAGAAAAGGAATTCTCAGAGATGTGTCATTTGGGCAAACAGGACACATAGAATCAATTATTGAGAAATTAATTGCTGAAGACTAAATCAACGTAAAAAGAGCAGTGCGATTGACAGAGCAACTACAGTAACAAACCCCCCAATCAAAGCAATTTTTGGATTATCCATGAATAATCATTTAGGTTGGTTTTCATAATAGAGTTTGATCACTTCATCAACTACAACATTAGTATCTGCATCTTTTTCAGCACTAACCAAAAGCAGATGCTCAGCACCAAGGTAAAATGAAAATCGCTTGACTTTATCATATTCGCCTAGAGTGTATTTTGTCATGCCCAACCATTTTGACATGTCTTTTCGTGCTTTCCAATCCATAATTGAAAGATTAACTAATTCATTTTCAGCATGGTTGGAAAGTAAATTTTCAACTCCCTCGCGCATCCCACCTGCAACACGTGAAGCCCATTCATCATATACAGTAGCAAATCTAATTTTAGGATCAGCAGCTAAAATATCTGAACAAAATTTTTCATAATCCATAAAATGTGTTCATATCTTAAATTATTAGAGTTTTTGTATCAATATTAGATGAATTACTTTCTTTTCTTTAGTTTCACTGCAATTAATGCTGCTGCAACAATCACAACCCCAACAAGCATAACCAAACCAAGAGAATCAGAAATTGTTTCTTCTTTTTGTATTGAAGGTATCTCATTTTGAGTTACTGTATCTTTCTCTTCCAATCCTTGAAGATAGGTTGTTCCAAAAATCTCCAATTTGTTTTCACCACTTCCAGTAAAATTCAATGTGATAAATGAGATTTTTTCATTGGAGTTAATTTTTGGAAAATATTGTTGCTCGTTGAGATAAAATGTGAAATTACCTCCCAAAAGGGTTTGAGGAATTAGCACTTCACCCAAATTATTTTCTAATCCACTGTTAATGAACAGAGACAGTCTTTTCTCATCAGGGTCAAAATCAAAATCAAGTATATTGAAATTAGAAATTGTTTCAATTTCAAATGTATGACCACCTGTTTGAATATCCAATCGATTTACTAACCCTGTTGCATCAGACAAAGCCTGACCGTATGCAGGTAAAATTACAAATAGTAAAACTAGAGGAACTGAAAATAATATCTTCAACTTATGCAGTTTGAGGAATTCGTCTGTTTAATTCTTTATCCTGAGCAATTCTTGGATGTTGGGGATCTGCCAAGATAACTTCAAACCAATAATGTTTTCCATCTTTATAGATAAAGTAAGAACCTAAAAGTTTCATATTTGGATATCTTTCAAGAACTCTTCTATTTGCAACAGTTTTCATGTTATCATCTGCTTTGATTCTTGTAACACCGAGATGTTTTGGTCTTCTACCACCAGTTGGTCTTTGTTTTCTCATACCACCAGTACCAACTCGCATTCTAACAACAATGATTCCTTGTTTTGCTTTGTAACCTAATCTTCTAGCCCTCTCCAATCTACTGGGTTTTTCAATTCTAGTGATTGCATTTTGCTTACGCCATCCAACTACACGTTCACGTAGTTCAGGAGCATTTTCCTTCCAAAGACTGATCCACATTTTGTCTTGATGACTAGGCATATCAGGCATAAAAAAATCCCCTTTAATAACTGTAAATCAAAAATTTATTCCAAGCAACGCTAAGTTGTAAAAATTGCTTTGAGTGAACGAATTTCACTCACTCAAAGATTTTGCTTCCGCAGAAAACTCGATAATAAAACTAGTCCCAAGTTATTAAAAAGGATTCCTCAGGAATTATTTGAGATTTTTATTGGACAGTATGAGAAAATGAGGGATGAGAACAAAATCTACTTTATTATCATTATTTGTGGCATTAAGCATCATTTCAGTTATTCCAAGTATTCACGCAGAGCCTTCAGTTGAGATAATATTGGAAAAAACTACCTACACCTATTGTGAAAAATTATTTTACATAATTGAGGTTTCTGAAATCACTGAAGAATCTGCAATTATTCACATAAGAGATGAATCAGGTAAAGGTAGCAGTGCAATACCAATTCAAATTACAGAATTACAGACTCCAGTTCCATCACTGATTCCATTTGAAAAAGAAATATTCCCATTAGGAAAATATTTCATAGATGTTCAATATTCAGGAGTCCAAGTTACTGCAGAATTTAATTTAATTGATTCAGATTCAATATGTATTCCAGAATTAATCAAACCCATAATGGCCAACTGGTTGTCTGAAAATATTTCAGATGGATTTCTAATGGATGCATTTGAAAAGTATGTAGATAGAAAGTTGGTAAACATACCAATTGAAATTAACGAGAATAATGTTTACGATGTAACAATTCCTGATTGGGTGAAAAATGTTGGATATTGGTGGATTGGAGAAGCAATATCGGATGAAGATTTGGGAAATAATCTAAACTATTTAATTGATAAAAAAATAATCTCTTTTTCATCAGAAATTAGTGAAGAGATATGAACAAACATTCAATCATTACAGGAATTGCAATAATAGTAATTGTGATTCCTTTTTTGGTTTCTGGATTAAACATTCTTGGAACACAGACATTAGAGTATAGATGGGGAGGTCCTGGTCAATTTAGTTTCTTTGCAATGTCCAATCATGGGGATATTGAATTCTGCAATACAATGCCGTTTTGGACCAGCTTTCAAAAATACGAGGTCGCATTATTTTATGATTCAAAGCACATAGGTTCATTTGTAGTAAATCCTTTGATAATCAATCCATTATCATCACAGGTACAATCAGGGATTTTTACATCAGAAGAGATTGCAGCTACACAGCATGTCTTTATGACTTTGGATTTTGAGTTTGATGGTGGAGATATCAGACTAGATCCAAACAAATTCATCACAGTTATTCAAATCGATACTCCAATTATAGGAATGATTCCATATTCAACTACAACGCAGATATCAGGATTTGATTTTGACAAAATAATGAATTCAGATAACTTGTCTTGTGATTAGTTTTTACTTTTACTTGCTTTAGAAATAAGTGCTAAAATCACTCCAACAGAACCTGCAACACCAAATGCTACAAGTAAGGAAATTACCATTTGTTTACCTACACCTTGTGGAGTTGTCACAGATGGTTTTGGAGTTGAGTCAAGTACACATGCTCCATCTTTTAGAATGGTTCCTGGTCCACATCTCTCATCAAGTACACATGCTCCATCTTTTAGAATGGTTCCTGGTCCACACTGAACTTTTGGTGTTGTTACAGTTGGTTTTTCCTCAACTTTAGGTGGCGTCACAATAGGTGTTTCTTCTGGGGTTTCTTCTGGGGTTTCTTCTGGGGTTTCTTCTGGGGTTTCTTCTGGGGTTTCTTCTGGGGTTTCTTCTGGGGTTTCTTCATCTGGAATTGTTGTTCCACCAAAGGTTGAACCAATAATTTCAATTTCTTCAGTACCTGCAGGTAAATCAATACTTAGAGTTCTACTTTGAGTAGTAGTTTCAGTTTCAGTAAAAGATGGTTCATCCCCATCAACTAAAATAATAAAATCATCATCTAAGCCATCAAAAGTTGAATCAAAGAAAGAACGCTCAAATGTAATATCTAACATCCCATCAGAATCTGGGACATCTACAGTTAGAATCAATGAAACAAAATCAAGATCAGCTTCAATGCCATCAAGAGTCATTCCAGTTGCAGTGTAATCAATATCATATGACGTACCTTCAATATCAACAGATATTGTTTCAGCATATACCAAAGCTGAAGCAATTATTGTAAATAGTACTAATCCAAGTGAGAGTTTCAACAAAGAATTAACATTAGGAAAATGCCTTAGTTTGTCAGATTGCATTTTATCCATATTCATATTTTGCATTACGATATTTTAACCTCTAGATAGACGTTAAAAATGAAGAGCCCAGAATAAATCACGTAAAAGTCAAGCTTTTTTGCTTATTTTTAAAGTTCAGGCAGGAATTATACTCTAGTCTAGATAACGCCACGGAGGATCTGAATAATTTTTTCTGCAATAACATTTGCAGCCAAAGATTGAGCCTCTTTTGTTTGAGCACCAATATGAGGAGTCAAGATCACGTTATCAAGTTCAGCCAATTTATTGCCAATTGCAGGTTCTTTTTCAAAAACATCTAATGCTGCACCACCTAGTGTTCCATTTTTCAGAGCATTGTAAAGTGCATCTTCATCAACAACTCCACCACGAGATGTATTGATAATTTTGGCAGTCTTTTTCATTGTTGACATTTTTTGTGCATCTAAGAGATGATGTGTAGAATCAAGTAGTGGGACATGTATTGAGATATAATCAGAGCTTTGCAATAGGGTATTCAAATCAGCTTTCATCAATCCAACTTCTTTTGAAAACTCTTCATCAATTGGAACCACATCATATCCAATGATATTCATATTTAACGCACGTGCAAGTCGTCCCAATCTTTTTCCAATATTTCCCAAACCAATTATTCCGAGATATTTTCCTCTAAGTTCAGTTCCTTTGAGTTCTTTTTTGAGCCACTCTCCATTTCGAATGGCCCTATCACCTCTTGCTGTTTGTCTTGCAAGAGAAAGCATCAAACCTAAAACTAATTCAGCTACGGCATTCATTGCACCTTCTACGGCATTAATTACACGGATGTTTTTTGCTTTAGCTGCTTCTTGATCTACATTGTCAAGTCCAACTCCAACACGTGCAATAATTTTACAATTCTCGGCTTTATCGATCATCTCTTTTGTAATAGTTGTTCTACTTCTAACAATCACAATATTGAAATTTGGAATTCTTTCTATTATTTGATCAGGAGTAATTTCAGGTTCATAAGATACTTTGAGACCATTATCTTCTAAAATTTTATTCAAAATGGGATCTACTTCATCACATATCAATACAGAGTCGTCAAATCCCATAACATCAGAGAATGAGCTACAGAATATAATTCA encodes the following:
- a CDS encoding redoxin domain-containing protein → MSAVIGQKAPNFGVSEWVQGAPTNFDQEKDHIVVLEVFQVNCPGCFMNALPEAINIYNKYKDDGVRVLGLATAFEDFDKNTLENLKMLAETGEVIGETKNALSMYGQLKDGNKLSYKIPFPLGMDNLTKTSGEISQEKIMEFIYPQIPDFDSQPDDYKNQIIQRVKDYMKSKEYSAETFEKFALQGTPSTIIVDRKGILRDVSFGQTGHIESIIEKLIAED
- a CDS encoding D-2-hydroxyacid dehydrogenase produces the protein MGFDDSVLICDEVDPILNKILEDNGLKVSYEPEITPDQIIERIPNFNIVIVRSRTTITKEMIDKAENCKIIARVGVGLDNVDQEAAKAKNIRVINAVEGAMNAVAELVLGLMLSLARQTARGDRAIRNGEWLKKELKGTELRGKYLGIIGLGNIGKRLGRLARALNMNIIGYDVVPIDEEFSKEVGLMKADLNTLLQSSDYISIHVPLLDSTHHLLDAQKMSTMKKTAKIINTSRGGVVDEDALYNALKNGTLGGAALDVFEKEPAIGNKLAELDNVILTPHIGAQTKEAQSLAANVIAEKIIQILRGVI
- a CDS encoding 50S ribosomal protein L15e; translated protein: MPSHQDKMWISLWKENAPELRERVVGWRKQNAITRIEKPSRLERARRLGYKAKQGIIVVRMRVGTGGMRKQRPTGGRRPKHLGVTRIKADDNMKTVANRRVLERYPNMKLLGSYFIYKDGKHYWFEVILADPQHPRIAQDKELNRRIPQTA
- a CDS encoding thr operon leader peptide yields the protein MNKHSIITGIAIIVIVIPFLVSGLNILGTQTLEYRWGGPGQFSFFAMSNHGDIEFCNTMPFWTSFQKYEVALFYDSKHIGSFVVNPLIINPLSSQVQSGIFTSEEIAATQHVFMTLDFEFDGGDIRLDPNKFITVIQIDTPIIGMIPYSTTTQISGFDFDKIMNSDNLSCD
- a CDS encoding DUF6659 family protein, with the protein product MDYEKFCSDILAADPKIRFATVYDEWASRVAGGMREGVENLLSNHAENELVNLSIMDWKARKDMSKWLGMTKYTLGEYDKVKRFSFYLGAEHLLLVSAEKDADTNVVVDEVIKLYYENQPK